One genomic segment of Prosthecobacter fusiformis includes these proteins:
- the dapF gene encoding diaminopimelate epimerase: protein MTLNFWKMNGAGNDFVMLDNRDLALSLSTEQIAQLCDRHRGIGADGLLCVEPATEGGDFKMRYYNADGSEAEMCGNGARCFGSFVNRLHDGKLTLVRFETLAGMISAEFEGDQVRINMSAPHGLKLATDLPVAGDVLTVHSVNTGVPHAVVFVEDLDTVPVKAWGAGLRYHDAFKPKGTNANFAKVLAPGSISIRTYERGVEDETLACGTGMVACALIHHELTGAPSPVTVLVKGGDTLRVGFTENPPHEYTDVTLFGPADFVFQGTVTL, encoded by the coding sequence ATGACCCTGAACTTCTGGAAAATGAACGGTGCCGGCAATGACTTCGTCATGCTGGACAATCGCGACCTCGCCCTGTCCCTGTCCACGGAGCAAATTGCCCAGCTTTGCGACCGCCATCGCGGCATCGGTGCGGATGGCCTTCTCTGTGTGGAGCCTGCCACTGAAGGCGGCGACTTCAAAATGCGCTACTACAATGCGGATGGTAGTGAAGCTGAGATGTGCGGCAATGGTGCGCGCTGTTTTGGCAGCTTCGTCAACCGGTTGCATGATGGCAAGCTGACACTCGTCCGTTTTGAAACCCTGGCCGGGATGATCTCCGCCGAGTTTGAGGGTGACCAGGTGCGCATCAACATGAGTGCTCCCCATGGCCTGAAACTGGCCACGGATCTGCCCGTCGCAGGTGATGTACTGACCGTGCACAGTGTGAACACCGGCGTGCCTCATGCTGTCGTTTTTGTGGAAGATCTGGATACCGTGCCCGTGAAGGCCTGGGGTGCCGGGCTTCGATATCACGACGCCTTCAAGCCTAAAGGCACCAATGCGAACTTCGCCAAAGTACTGGCCCCAGGCAGCATCTCCATCCGCACCTATGAGCGCGGGGTAGAAGATGAGACCCTGGCCTGCGGCACGGGCATGGTGGCCTGCGCTCTTATCCATCACGAACTGACGGGTGCCCCCAGCCCCGTCACCGTCTTGGTGAAGGGCGGGGATACCCTGCGTGTCGGCTTCACAGAAAATCCCCCCCACGAATACACTGACGTGACCCTCTTCGGCCCTGCGGATTTTGTTTTCCAAGGCACGGTTACGCTATAA